The following is a genomic window from Clostridium sp..
TAACATAACACACTTGTTCAGGAAAAATCTTTCTAAAATTATCCATGCCTACTGGATCATAGGCATATATATCCGCTCCTTCTTCAAGCAGCATTTTGACGTTTGGTATGGATGGAGCCTCTCTCAAATCATCGGTTCCCGGCTTAAAAGTAAGTCCGAGAGCTGCAACTTTCAAGCCTTCGAATATCTCGAATCTCTTTCTGGCTTTCTTTATCAATTTGAATTTCTGATTTTGATTGACTTCTATAGTAGCTTTTATGGTTTTGATTTCGTATCCGTTGTCTTCTGCCAGCCAGTGAAGTGCTTTAGTATCTTTTGGAAAACATGATCCTCCATAGCCTATACCGGCTTTCAAAAACTTGTTCCCTATTCTTGGATCGTAGCTCATTCCTTTGACTACATCCTCCACATTGGCACCAACCAATTCACATACATTGGCTATTTCATTAATAAAAGAGATCTTAAGTGCCAAAAAATCATTAGATGCATATTTGATCATTTCTGCGCTTCTCCTGTTGGTAACTACAATAGGCTGACTAAATTTTTCATATACACTCTTCATTATGTCTGCTGCACTCTGTGACTCAGTACCTATAACTATCCTCTTTGCATGGAGTGTATCTTTTACTGCGGTTCCCTGGGATAAAAACTCCGGATTTGAAACCAATTCTATATTTACATTATTCTTCAAATTCCTTTTTATATATGACTCTATTTTATCATTGGTTCCAATCGGGACTGTGGATTTAACAACTACCAGACAATCCTTCTCCACGCTTTGAGCAATCTGTTTTGCTGCTGTATAGACATATTTTAAATTGGCCGAGCCATCATATTTTTCAGGAGTTCCCACACCTATGAATATAACATCAGCGTCCTTATACGCATTTCTATAGTCAGTAGTAAAATCCAGTCTGCCATTTTCACAGTCCTCTTTTAAGATTTTATCCAATCCCGGTTCATATATGGGGGAAATTCCACTTTTCATGAGCTTCACCTTTTTCTCATTTACATCTACACAGGTTACATCATGTCCTATATGTGACAAACATGCTCCTGTGACCAACCCTACATAGCCTGTCCCTGCTACTGCTATTTTCATAATAATTTTTCCTCTCTTGATCTTGACTTGATTATAATATTATATTTTATATCATAATTGTTAAATGCTGATAAAGTTTTATCTTCATACATCAATAATTTAATATATTTGTATTTTTATCCTAAAATTACTAAGAAAGAAGATGAAGCAATCTTGAATCTTAATATATTCGATAATGGAGTTCTTTACAATAAACCAAATTTATATTATCACTTTAACGGGATACCAGCTTTATACCTAAATTTTAATCTGTCCCCTGCATCAAATAGTGATTTTTCACAGGATATAAGCGAAATATCTGATGACGCACATATTCAGTACATCTATATAAAAGAACTGCAGGATTCCGCCAATCCTGATAATCCTGAATTTATTGAAAATTATGCACTACAATATACAAAGATAAAATCAGGGATTTTAAATGAATCTCCTGAAAACGAAATTGATAAAAAAATAAATCTTCTGGATAAAGTCTATAATGATGTCGTAAATTATGCAGCAGATAAGCTGTCCCATAACTTTGAAAGTTTTTTTAACTATTCATACACAGAATGGCCACAAAACGACTCAGAATCTAAAGCATTTGATAAGGAGATTTTCAAAAACACTGTATTGTCCATGTCAGATACGGTTATGTCCGTAGTAGAAAAGGCTTTTGAGAACAATAATTTTGATAATCTCCAGTTAAATATTGAAAATAAACTTTCAAGCATAGAATCAGGTACAACTACGGATATAAAGGAAGTTGCCGTTTTTTTTAAAAGCCTACCTCAATTCAAGAATCACATAAAGGAATACTTTGAAGATAGCACATACAGACCTATTGCCAATAACTGGTCCATATCCGATGCAGCCGATGCCATAAACAAACAGTATTCCATGGCTGAAAATTTTCTTCAATCAGGAAATACATCCAGTAATACAGCTAAAACTGTATACAACACCGTTTTAAAAAATATAAGTGCATATCATAGAAACTTTGCATTTGGATTCCAGCTGGATGACTTTCAGGCGGAAATCAATAAGGACAACAGCTATTACAAATTACTAAAAGCTCAATACGACAAATACGAAAAAAAGCTGCAGGATGCCAGAAAACAGAATAAAATGAAAATAGTACTGATGTATCTTGAAATACTGGGCTCATACAAGGACAAACTCGGTGAAATAAAAGACAAGTTAAAAGATGATCTGGATGCCAAAAACAAGCTATTAAAAAATCCTGAAAGTGTAGTAAATACTGATGCCTATAAGGCTATAAGCAGTCTTGAAACTTTTGATGAAAGCAAAAGAGCATAGCGTACACTATGCTCTAACATCTTCTTAAAAATATTTCTCCAGTTTTTCCACCTTATCAATATCAAATATATCTGTAGCTATAACATCCAAAGTTTCATCCGGCAAATTGCTTATTTTGCTGGTATAACCATCAGGCAGCTTTTTGAACTTCTTTATCAATTGTTTAATAATCAATTCTGATTTACCTTCTTTCCTGCCTTCTTTTCTACCTTCTTTTCTACCTTCTTTTCTACCTTCTCTTATGATATTGTCTATAGTTTTTCCCAGATTAGATACCATGGAATCCGCCTCCTCCTGACCTGATTTTTCTAATATTTCCTCTATTTTTATTTTATATTCATTGTCTAATCTTGGCCTCATTATGCCTTTTAACCATGTCTTTAATATATCAAATTGCTCAGGAGTTATCTTCTTCAACACATATGCAGTCAGCCTGAGTCTCCTGATAAGATCCTCCCTGCTTATTTCCTTGTCAAGCAAAAATACTGTAGACACCATATTTGCCATATTTTCAAGATGCCTTTCATCATATCTATAAATGTCAAACAGCATATACCTGAAATCTACTACATTTTCTTCAAAAAGTTTGCTGCCGCTCAATACATCTTTAAAATTTCTATAAGCAGTCCATGTGTTCTTTCCGTTATAAAGCACCATTGGAATAATTGAAGGGAGCTTGAAGTCTTTTTTTCTTCTGTCATTTCTGGGAGTATTTTTCAATATCTCCCTCCATATCTCCACTATATAAAACAGCAGTCTCATTGGCATTCTATAATCCACAGTTGACTGAAACTCAAGCAGTATATAAAATATTACATCCTGACCCTGTACATTTACCCTATACACTATATCTGATTCCTCTTCACTGAAATCTTCAAGTATATACGACTTGTCAATTAACATCAAATCTTCACTTTTT
Proteins encoded in this region:
- a CDS encoding UDP-glucose dehydrogenase family protein, which produces MKIAVAGTGYVGLVTGACLSHIGHDVTCVDVNEKKVKLMKSGISPIYEPGLDKILKEDCENGRLDFTTDYRNAYKDADVIFIGVGTPEKYDGSANLKYVYTAAKQIAQSVEKDCLVVVKSTVPIGTNDKIESYIKRNLKNNVNIELVSNPEFLSQGTAVKDTLHAKRIVIGTESQSAADIMKSVYEKFSQPIVVTNRRSAEMIKYASNDFLALKISFINEIANVCELVGANVEDVVKGMSYDPRIGNKFLKAGIGYGGSCFPKDTKALHWLAEDNGYEIKTIKATIEVNQNQKFKLIKKARKRFEIFEGLKVAALGLTFKPGTDDLREAPSIPNVKMLLEEGADIYAYDPVGMDNFRKIFPEQVCYVNSPEEALKSADVAFIFTEWKEIVNIKPGKFKELMKTPVIYDGRNCYNVDTFKDMGIEYYSIGR
- a CDS encoding Rpn family recombination-promoting nuclease/putative transposase; the encoded protein is MPEDRVHHEHDVGYKYIFSHKETFLELLHGFVKKDWVNLIKSEDLMLIDKSYILEDFSEEESDIVYRVNVQGQDVIFYILLEFQSTVDYRMPMRLLFYIVEIWREILKNTPRNDRRKKDFKLPSIIPMVLYNGKNTWTAYRNFKDVLSGSKLFEENVVDFRYMLFDIYRYDERHLENMANMVSTVFLLDKEISREDLIRRLRLTAYVLKKITPEQFDILKTWLKGIMRPRLDNEYKIKIEEILEKSGQEEADSMVSNLGKTIDNIIREGRKEGRKEGRKEGRKEGKSELIIKQLIKKFKKLPDGYTSKISNLPDETLDVIATDIFDIDKVEKLEKYF